Sequence from the Kribbella aluminosa genome:
CCGCAACCAAGGGCGTCCGCCCGGCGCTGCAGCAGGTGCTCGAAGCAATCACCGACGCACCCGCGTGGATCCGGAACGCCCAGTTCGACATCCTCGCGGCGAACCAGCTGTCACGTGCCCTGTACGCGTCGCTGTTCGCGGATCCGCACCCGAACACGGCCCGCTTCACGTTCCTCGACCCGGCCGCGCAGGAGTTCTTCGTGGACTGGGACCGGGCAGCCGACGACATCGCCGCCGTACTGCGTCTCCAGGCCGGAAAGAACCCGCACGACAAGGCACTCAGCGACCTGATCGGCGAGCTGTCGACCCGCAGCGAGACGTTCCGGACGCGGTGGGCCGACCACAACGTCCGCTTCCACCGCTCCGGCCGCAAGAAACTCCACCACCCGGTCGTCGGCGACCTGGACATCGACTTCGAGGCGATGGAGTTCCCCTCCGACCCCGGCCTCACCATGGTCGTCTACACAGCCCCCACCGGCAGCCCCACCGCCGACGCCCTGAAACTCCTCGCCAGCTGGTCAGCCACCCACCAATCCATTGCCCAAGACAACGAATAGGTACGGCGTGGCCCGTCGGTGGGTGGGTGGGTGGGTGGGGGATCTTCACCCGTGCCTCAGTACCTGGGGGAGGGGGCCGAGGATTGTTAGGTGTTTGGTGGGGCGGGTGAGGGCTACGTAGAGGTCGGAGAGGCCGCGGTCGGAGTCGGTGAGGATGGTGGTGGGGTCGGCGATCAGGACGGTGTCGAATTCGAGGCCTTTGGATTGGGGGACGTCCAGGAGGGCTGCGGAGCCGTCGAGGACCGAGGGGTCGTGGGTGTGGGCTACGTCGGGGAGGGCGGCGGCGAATTCGGCGTAGCGGGAGGTGGGGACGATGACGGCGAGGCGGCCGTCGCCGATGGATTCGCGTTCGGACTTGACGGCGGCGCGGACGGCGTCCATGAGGGCGTCGGCGGGGACCGGGTCGATGAAGGGGTGGGTGCCGGTCTCGCGGACGGAGGTCGGTGGTTGCAGGGCCGGGTCGATCGCGGCGAGGACGTGGGCGGCGACGGTCATGATCTCGGACGGGGTGCGGTAGTTGACCGTGAGTTCGGCGGTTCGCCAGCGGCGTGGGGCGTAGTGGTCGAGGAGTTCGGCCCAGGAGCGGACGCCGGCGGCGGAGCCGGTCTGGGCGATGTCGCCGACGAGGGTCATCGAGCGGCGGGGTGCCCGGCGCATCAGCATCCGCCAGTCCATCGCGGACAGCTCCTGGGCCTCGTCGACGATCACGTGACCGAACACCGACGTACGGTCGAAAACGCGGTCGTCGGCGGGCGCCGGGTTCGCGAGTTGCTGGGTGCGCTGGGCGATCAGGTCCCGGAACTGCTCGATCTCCCACGGCATGATCTCGATCCGCTCGGCGGTCAGCTCGATGTCGACCACGCCGCTCGCGTACTCCCGGTTCGCGTCCTCGGCGGCGGACGTCTCCGCCTCCCGGTGTTTGCGTTCGGCAACGACTTCCGAGGTCTCGCCGAGTAGCTCGGCGGCCTCGTCGAGCAGGGCGGCGTCCGAGGGAGTCCAGTCCGCCGAGAGCGGCCGCAGTACGGCGGAACGCTCGGCCCCGGTGAGGTACGCCGCGGCGGCCGCGAGCCGGTCGTCCGACGAGAACAGGACCGACACGAGCAGCTGGGGCGTGAGCTCGGGCCACAACCGGTCGAGCAGCTCCAGGATCTGGTCGTCGTCGAACAGCTCCTGCTGGATGTCCTCGACGTCCGCGTCCCCGACGTACTGCTTGCCGATCCGCTCGACGACCTGGTTCGTCAGCGTCTTCAGGATCCGGCGGACGAACACCGGCCGCGCCCGGTTGTGCAACGGTTGTGCCGCGAGCGCGCCGCGTTGCGCCTTCCGGATCGCGTCCGGGCGCAGTACCAGCTCCTCGGAGCCCAGCTTCAGCCGGACCGGCCGGGTCGGCACGATCCGGAAGCCCGCGATCGCCTGCGCGATCACGTCGGCCATCGCCGGCTCGCCCTTGATCCGCGCGGCCTCGGCGGACTCCGGCGCGGTCGCGGTCACGCCCGGGAACAGCTCGCTCACGGTCGCGAGTACGACGTCGTTCTCGCCGAGCGAGGGGAGCACCTCGTCGATGTACCGCAGGAACGTCGTGTTCGGCCCGACGACGAGTACGCCGGTCTGCCCGAGTTGCTCGCGATGCGTGTAGAGCAGGTACGCCGCGCGGTGCAACGCGACCACGGTCTTGCCTGTGCCGGGGCCGCCCTGCACCACGAGCACGCCGGGCAGACCGGAGCGGATGATCTCGTCCTGTTCGGACTGGATCGTCGCGACGATCTCGTTCATCCGCCCGGTGCGGCTCGCGCCGAGCGACGAGAGCAGCGCGGCCTCGCCGATCAGCGTGCCGCGTTCGTTGTCGCCGAGCGCCTCGACGTCCAGCAGGTCGTCGTCGACGCCGACGACGGTGCGGCCGTGCAGGCGGATGTGCCGCCGCCGCTTGACGCCCAGCGGTTCCACGGAGGTGGCCCGGTAGAACACCTGCGCGACCGGCGTCCGCCAGTCGATCAGCAACGGGTTGTAGTCGTCGTCGAACAGTCCGATCCGGCCGATGTGGAACCGCTCGCCGGCCGTCTCGTCGATCCGGCCGAAGCACAGTCCGCGTTCGACCGACGACAATTGCGCGAACCGCCCGGAATACAGCCGCGTGAACGATTCCCGTTCGGATGCGGCCTGATCGGTGCCGACGGTTTCCTCGCCCTGGACCCGCCCGAGTTCGCCGCGGGCCTTTTCCCGCAGTACGTCGAGCCGTTCGTACATCGCGGTCACTTCGCCTTGTTCTGCGGCGATCTCCTGCTCCAGCACTATTGCCCCCGATCCGTGTTCTTGCTTTGCCCGAAAAGCTTTGATATTCTGTACTTGGAAGCCCCGAGAGGGCTTCTTTTCATTTCCCGGCACAAATACCCCACGATACTTCACAGCGGACTGCCAGCCAAGCCGAAGCTGGTGCTCAGTAGGTGATCCGACACTGAGGTGTGTTCGCAATCCCAGCGGAGTCCCTCGGGCAGAGGGCTCGCACCGACAGCGCCGTACGGCTCGGCGCGCTCGCCGTCTTGTGGCTGAGCCTCCTGCTCGTCACGTACTGGTGGATCGCCGGCGGCGGTGTCCAGGAGCTTGGTGGCTGGGCAACCGGGCTGACCTCGATCGGCCGGATCACCGGCCTCGGCGCCGCCGTACTGCTGCTGGCACAGGTCGTGCTGATGGCCCGGGTGCCGCTGCTGGAGGCCGCGTTCGGGCAGGACCGGTTGACGCACCTTCACCGCATCACCGG
This genomic interval carries:
- a CDS encoding HelD family protein, with amino-acid sequence MLEQEIAAEQGEVTAMYERLDVLREKARGELGRVQGEETVGTDQAASERESFTRLYSGRFAQLSSVERGLCFGRIDETAGERFHIGRIGLFDDDYNPLLIDWRTPVAQVFYRATSVEPLGVKRRRHIRLHGRTVVGVDDDLLDVEALGDNERGTLIGEAALLSSLGASRTGRMNEIVATIQSEQDEIIRSGLPGVLVVQGGPGTGKTVVALHRAAYLLYTHREQLGQTGVLVVGPNTTFLRYIDEVLPSLGENDVVLATVSELFPGVTATAPESAEAARIKGEPAMADVIAQAIAGFRIVPTRPVRLKLGSEELVLRPDAIRKAQRGALAAQPLHNRARPVFVRRILKTLTNQVVERIGKQYVGDADVEDIQQELFDDDQILELLDRLWPELTPQLLVSVLFSSDDRLAAAAAYLTGAERSAVLRPLSADWTPSDAALLDEAAELLGETSEVVAERKHREAETSAAEDANREYASGVVDIELTAERIEIMPWEIEQFRDLIAQRTQQLANPAPADDRVFDRTSVFGHVIVDEAQELSAMDWRMLMRRAPRRSMTLVGDIAQTGSAAGVRSWAELLDHYAPRRWRTAELTVNYRTPSEIMTVAAHVLAAIDPALQPPTSVRETGTHPFIDPVPADALMDAVRAAVKSERESIGDGRLAVIVPTSRYAEFAAALPDVAHTHDPSVLDGSAALLDVPQSKGLEFDTVLIADPTTILTDSDRGLSDLYVALTRPTKHLTILGPLPQVLRHG
- a CDS encoding helix-turn-helix transcriptional regulator, yielding MDHRAEIKEFLSSRRARLSPEQAGLPVYGGNRRVKGLRREEVALLAGVSVDYYVRLERGNLAGASEGVLEALVRALQLDDAERDHLFALARESDATPVRRRTATKGVRPALQQVLEAITDAPAWIRNAQFDILAANQLSRALYASLFADPHPNTARFTFLDPAAQEFFVDWDRAADDIAAVLRLQAGKNPHDKALSDLIGELSTRSETFRTRWADHNVRFHRSGRKKLHHPVVGDLDIDFEAMEFPSDPGLTMVVYTAPTGSPTADALKLLASWSATHQSIAQDNE